DNA from Pseudophryne corroboree isolate aPseCor3 chromosome 7, aPseCor3.hap2, whole genome shotgun sequence:
GAACTGGTCcatgtgaggaatatggggatggtccTGGGGATGAAGATAGGGATAGACCAGGGGAGGAAAATGAGGCTCTTTCTGGGGAAGAATATAGGGATATTCATGGGAAGGAAGATGGGGAAGGTTATAGTCCTGCTCTTGGCCCTGCTCCTCCTTCCTGCCATCATCAATAACAAGATTCAAGTCCTCCATGTTGGTATAAAAAATGCTAATGTTTTATTGCTAAATATTGTGTAACCCTATATATCACAAATCCAGTAATCAGTATTCACGTTACATTAACATCCATCTATAGTATATACTGTGTCCCTCTCTCACCAGTGTTTACATAGAATTACAAGATAAAGACTAATATAAATAGCTGCAAGGAATGATCACACTGTGTGTACTGTATCCGCATAACAATTATGTGACAGAAAGATTTATACAGTACACAGTAGTCTGTCCATAACAGCCTAGACACACATTCTTCCCACCAAGACCCCTTCATTCTTTTTGGATAATATTAATACATTGAAGGCTACTCTGGTCACTGGTGTTGAAGGAAGGGGTCTTACTGGTGGGAAGAAACTGCATATGATGTGACATTTGATATTCTAATTCTTGTGAGTTTTCCCACATTTGTGGTTATACCCCTAAAATATACAAAACAGATTTGGTGATGGCTGACTCATTATCCACCATCTTTGTGGGATGCATCATCATCAACTTACTCCCCTATgaaccttattcaggttggatcgcttacGCAATCCAACTCGCAGTTTCCCAATGTTTGAAAAACTGCGCACGTTcagaacccattctgcacatgtgcagaacgggttctGCAATTGCATCTCAGATACAAAATCAcctgagcctgattgacaggcagaggcattcgcaaggAGGGACAGGGGCGGTGGCGGCTGACGTTGGCATTGCTAGCCTCTCTGTGACTGCAAGTCTGAGTAATGTCAAACGTACTCAGACTGTggtcgcagatgaacatcgcgactGATGGTTCATCCCGAAGTGTGAGAGGATCGCAGTTTTTAGAATTTGCAAAGGGAggaggtatgcagggaggaggtggtaaacagggaggaggtggtatacagggaggaggaggtatgcagggaggaggtggtatacagggaggaggtggtatacagggaggaggaggtatgcagggaggaggtggtatacagggaggaggtggtatgcagggaggaggtggtatacagggaggaggtggtgtgcagggaggaggtggtatacagggagtaggtggaatgcagggaggaggtggtatacagggaggagatggtatgcagaaggaggtggtatgcagggaggaggtggtttacagggaggaggtggtgtgcagggaggaggtggtatgcagggaggaggtggtatgcagggaggaggtggtatgcagggaggaggtggtatacagggaggaggtggtgtgcagggaggaggtggtataaatGTTGTGCAGGgggaaggtggtatgcagggaggaggcaatatgcagggaggtggtggtgtgcaggaaggaggtggtatgcagggaggaggcggtatgcagggaggaggtggtatgcagggaggaggcggtatgcagggaggaggtggtgtaaagggaggaggtggtatgcagggaggaggtggtatacagggaggaggtggtatgcagggagtagatggtatgcagggaggaggtggtatgcaagaaggaggtggtatacagggaggaggtggtatgcagggaggaggcggtatgcagggaggaggcggtatgcagggaggaggtggtatatagggaggaggtggtgtgcagggaggaggcggtatgcagggaggaggcagtaggcagggaggaggtggtatacagggaggaggtggtgtgcagggaggaggcggtatgcagggaggaggcggtatgcagggaggaggtggtatacagggaggaggtggtgtgcagggtggaggtagtatgcagggaggaggtggtatgcagggaggaggtggtatgcagggaggaggtggtatacagggaggaggtggtgtgcagggaggtggtggtgtgcagggaggaggtggtatgcagggaggaggtggtttacaaggaggaggtggtatgcagggaggaggtggtatgcagggaggaggtggtatacagggaggaggtggtatacagggaggagatggtatacagggaggaggtggtgtgcagggaggaggtggtatacagggaggaggtggtgtgcagggaggaggtggtatacagggaggaggtggtgtgcagggaggaggtggtatacagggaggaggtggtatgcagcgaggaggtgatatacagggaggaggtggtatacagggaggaggtggtgtgcagggaggaggtggtatacagggtggaTGTGGTGTGCAGGAAGAAGATGGTGTGGTGGCAGGAGGtggcatgcagggaggaggtggtatacagggaggaggtggtatacagggaggagatggtgtgcaggaaggaggtgagatgcagggaggaggcggtttgCCGGGAggaggtatgcagggaggaggtggtatacagggaggatgtggtgtgcaggaaggagatGGTGTGGTGGCAGGAGGtggcatgcagggaggaggtggtatacagggaggaggtggtatacagggaggatatggtgtgcaggaaggaggtggtatgcagggaggaggcgggtatgcagggaggaggaggtatgcagggaggaggtggtatacagggaggaggtggtatgcagggagtaggtgatatacagggaggaggtggtatacaaggaggaggtggtatacagggaggaggtggtatgcagggaggaggcggtatgcagggaggaggtggtatacagggaggagttggtgtgcagtgaggaggcagtatgtagcgaggaggtggtatacagggaggaggtggtatgcagggaggaggtggtatgcagggaggaggtggtatacagggaggaggtggtgtgcagggaggaggtggtataaatGTTGTGCAGGgggaaggtggtatgcagggaggaggcattatgcagggaggtggtggtgtgcaggaaggaggtggtatgcagggaggaggcggtatgcagggaggaggtggtatgcagggaggaggcggtatgcagggaggaggtggtgtaaagggaggaggtggtatgcagggaggaggtggtatacagggaggaggtggtatgcagggaggaagtggtatgcagggaggagatggtatgcagggaggaggtggtatacagagaggaggtggtgtgcagggaggaggtggtataaatGTTGTGCAGGgggaaggtggtatgcagggaggaggcaatatgcagggaggtggtggtgtgcaggaaggaggtggtatgcagggaggaggcggtatgcagggaggaggtggtatgcagggaggaggtggtatacagagaggaggtggtgtgcagggaggaggtggtataaatGTTGTGCAGGgggaaggtggtatgcagggaggaggcaatatgcagggaggtggtggtgtgcaggaaggaggtggtatgcagggaggaggcggtatgcagggaggaggtggtatgcagggaggaggcggtatgcagggaggaggtggtgtaaagggaggaggtggtatgcagggaggaggtggtatacagggaggaggtggtatgcagggagtagatggtatgcagggaggaggtggtatgcaggaaggaggtggtatacagggaggaggtggtatgcagggaggaggtggtatgcagggaggaggcggtttgcagggaggaggtggtatacagggaggaggtggtgtgcagggaggaggcggtatgcagggaggaggcggtatgcagggaggaggtggtatacagggaggaggtggtgtgcagggaggaggtggtatacagggaggaggtggtgtgcagggtggaggtagtatgcagggaggaggtggtatgcagggaggaggtggtatacagggaggaggtggtgtgcagggtggaggtagtatgcagggaggaggtggtatgcagggaggaggtggtatacagggaggaggtggtgtgcagggaggtggtggtatgcagggaggaggtggtatgcagggaggaggtggtttacaaggaggaggtggtatgcagggaggaggtggtatgcagggaggaggtggtatacagggaggaggtggtatacagggaggagatggtatacagggaggaggtggtgtgcagtgaGGAGGTTGTATGCAGGGAGGATGTGGTGTGCAGGAAGAAGATGGTGTGGTGGCAGGAGGtggcatgcagggaggaggtggtatacagggaggaggtggtatacagggaggagatggtgtgcagggaggaggtggtatgcagggaggaggcgggtatgcagggaggaggtggtatacagggaggaggtggtatgcagggagtaggtgatatacagggaggaggtggtatacaaggAGGAGGTGGGAtactgggaggaggtggtatgcagggaggaggcggtatgcagggaggaggtggtatacagggaggagttggtgtgcagggaggaggcagtATGTAGCGAGGAGgttgtatacagggaggaggtggtgtgcagggaggaggcggtatgcagggaggaggcgatatgcagggaggaggcggtatgcagggaggaggtggtatacagggaggtggtggtgtgcagggaggaggtggtatgcagggaggaggtggtatacagggaggaggtggtatgcagggaggaggtggtatgcagggaggaggtggtatacatggaggaggtggtgtgcagggaggaggtggtataaatGTTGTGCAGGgggaaggtggtatgcagggaggaggcattatgcagggaggtggtggtgtgcaggaaggaggtggtatgcagggaggaggcggtatgcagggaggaggtggtatgcagggaggaggcggtatgcagggaggaggtggtgtaaagggaggaggtggtatgcagggaggaggtggtatacagggaggaggtggtatgcagggaggaggtggtatgcagggaggagatggtatgcacggaggaggtggtatgcaggatggaggtggtatacagggaggaggtggtatgcagggaggaggcggtatgcagggaggaggcggtatgcagggaggaggtggtatacagggaggaggtggtgtgcagggaaaaggcggtatgcagggaggaggcggtatgcagggaggaggtggtatacagggaggaggtggtgtgcagggaggaggcggtatgcagggaggaggcggtatgcagggaggaggtggtatacagggaggaggtggtgtgcagggaggaggcagtatgcagggaggaggtggtatgcagggaggaggtggtatacagggaggaggtggtgtgcagggaggaggtagtatgcagggaggtggtggtatgcagggaggaggtggtatgcagggaggaggtggtttacaaggaggaggtggtatgcagggaggaggtggtatgcagggaggaggtggtatacagggaggaggtggtatgcagggaggaggtggtaaacagggaggagatggtatgcagggaggaggtggtgtgcagggaggaggtggtaaacagggaggagatggtatgcagggaggaggtggtgtgcagggaggaggtggtatacagggaggaggtggtgtgcagggaggaggtggtatacagggaggaggtggtatgcagcgaggaggtgatatacagggaggaggtggtatacagggaggaggtggtgtgcagggaggaggtggtatacagggaggatgtggtgtgcaggaaggagatGGTGTGGTGGCAGGAGGtggcatgcagggaggaggtggtatacagggaggagatggtgtgcaggaaggaggtggtatgcagggaggaggcggtatgcagggaggaggaggtatgcagggaggaggtggtatacagggaggaggtggtatgcagggaggaggcggtatgcagggaggaggtggtatacagggaggaggtggtgtgcagggaggaggcagtATGTAGCGagaaggtggtatacagggaggaggtggtgtgcagggaggaggcggtatgcagggaggaggcggtatgcagggaggaggtggtatacagggaggaggtggtgtgcagggaggaggcggtttgCAGGGaagaggcggtatgcagggaggaggtggtatacagggaggaggtggtgtgcagggaggaggtagtttgcagggaggtggtgtgcagggaggaggtagtatgcagagaggaggtggtatgcagggaggaggtggtatacaaggaggaggtgatatgcagggaggaggtggtatgcagggaggaggtggtatacagggaggaggtggtatgcagggaggaggtggtatacagggaggaggtggtatacagggaggaggtggtgtgcagggaggaggtggtatacagggaggaggtggtgtgcagggaggaggcggtatgcagggaggaggcggtatgcagggaggaggtggtgtgcagggaggaggcggtatgcaaaGAGGAGGTGGTGtgaaggaaggaggtggtatgcagggtggaGGTGGTATGCGGGGAGGAGGTGGCATTCAGGGACGAGatggtatgcagggagggggtggtgtgcagggaggaggtggtatgcagggtggaggtggtatgcagggaggatgtggtatgcagggaggaggtggtatgaagggaggaagtggtatgcagggaggagtttgtgtgctgggaggaggtggtatgcaggaaaaggtggtatgcagggaggaggtggtgtgctggaaggaggtggtatgcagggaggaggtggtgtgcagggaggagatggtatggaggcaggaggtggtatgcagggaggaggcggtatgcagggaggaggtggtatacagggaggaggtggtgtgcagggaggaggcggtttgCAGGGaagaggcggtatgcagggaggaggtggtatacagggaggaggtggtatacagggaggaggtggataTGCAGATAGGAGGTTGTATACAGGGACGatgtggtgtgcaggaaggagatAGTGTAGTGGCAGGAGGtggcatgcagggaggaggtggtgtgcagggaggaggtggtatgcggggaggaggtggtgtgcagggatgaggtggtgtgcaggaaggagatGGTGTGGTGGCAGGAGTtggcatgcagggaggaggtggtatgcagggacgagaaattgtgcagggaggaggtggtatgaagggaggaggtggtgtgctggaaggaggtggtgtgcagggaggaggtggtattcagggacgagatggtatgcagggaggaggtggtatgcagggtggaGGTGGTATGCGGGGAGGAGGTGGCATTCAGGGACGAGatggtatgcagggagggggtggtgtgcagggaggaggtggtatgcagggtggaggtggtatgcagggaggatgtggtatgcaggaggaggtggtatgaagggaggaagtggtatgcagggaggagtttgtgtgctgggaggaggtggtatgcaggaaaaggtggtatgcagggaggaggtggtgtgctggaaggaggtggtatggaggcaggaggtggtatgcagggaggaggtggtatgcagggaggaggtggtatggaggcaggaggtggtatgcagggaggaggtggtatggaggcaggaggtggtatgcagggaggaggtggtatgcatggaggaagtggtatacagggaggaggtggtgtgcagggaggaggtggtatacagagaggaggtggtatgcagcgaggaggtgatatacagggaggaggcggtatacagggaggaggtggtgtgcagggaggaggtggtgtgcagggaggaggtggtatacagggaggatgtGGTGTGCAGGAAGAAGATGGTGTGGTGGCAGGAGGtggcatgcagggaggaggtggtatacagggaggaggtggtatacagggaggagatggtgtgcaggaaggaggtgagatgcagggaggaggcggtatgcagggaggaggaggtatgcagggaggaggtggtatacagggaggaggtggtgtgcagggaggaggtggtatacagagaggaggtggtatgcagcgaggaggtgatatacagggaggaggcggtatgcagggaggaggaggtatgcagggaggaggtggtatgcagggaggaggtcgtatgcagggaggaggcggtatgcagggaggaggtggtgtaaagggaggaggtggtatgcagggaggaggtggtatacagggaggaggtggtatgcagggaggaggtggtatgcagggaggagatggtatacagggaggaggtggtgtgcagggaggaggtggtatacagggaggaggtggtatgcagcgaggaggtgatatacagggaggaggcggtatgcagggagatggaggtatgcagggaggaggtggtatacagggaggatgtggtgtgcaggaaggagatGCTGTGGTGGCAGGAGGtggcatgcagggaggaggtggtatacagggaggaggtggtatacagggaggagatggtgtgcaggaaggaggtgagatgcagggaggaggcggtatgcagggaggaggaggtatgcagggaggaggtggtatacagggaggatgtggtgtgcaggaaggagatGGTGTGGTGGCAGGAGGtggcatgcagggaggaggtggtatacagggaggaggtggtatacagggaggagatggtgtgcaggaaggaggtggtatgcagggaggaggcgggtatgcagggaggaggaggtatgcagggaggaggtggtatacagggaggaggtggtatgcagggagtaggtgatatacagggaggaggtggtatacaaggTGGAGGTGGTAtactgggaggaggtggtatgcagggaggaggcggtatgcagggaggaggtggtatacagggaggagttggtgtgcagggaggaggcagtATGTAGCGAGGAGgttgtatacagggaggaggtggtgtgcagggaggaggcggtatgcagggaggaggcgatatgcagggaggaggcggtatgcagggaggaggtggtatacagggaggtggtggtgtgcagggaggaggtggtatgcagggaggaggtggtatgcagggaggaggtggtatacagggaggaggtggtatgcagggaggaggtggtatgcagggaggaggtggtatgcagggaggaggtggtgtgcagggaggaggtggtataaatGTTGTGCAGGgggaaggtggtatgcagggaggaggcattatgcagggaggtggtggtgtgcaggaaggaggtggtatgcagggaggaggcggtatgcagggaggaggtggtatgcagggaggaggcggtatgcagggaggaggtggtgtaaagggaggaggtggtatgcagggaggaggtggtatacagggaggaggtggtatgcagggaggaggtggtatgcagggaggagatggtatgcagggaggaggtggtatgcaggatggaggtggtatgcagggaggaggtggtgtgcagggaggaggcggtatgcagggaggaggtggtgtgcaggaaggaggtggtatgcagggaggaggcggtatgcagggaggaggcggtatgcagggaggaggtggtatgcagggaggaggcggtatgcagggaggaggtggtatacagggaggaggtggtgtacagggaggaggcggtatgcagggaggaggcgatatgcagggaggaggtggtatacagggaggaggtggtgtgcagggaggaggcagtatgcagggaggaggtggtatgcagggaggaggtggtatgcagggaggaggtggtatacagggaggaggtggtgtgcagggaggaggcagtatgcagggaggaggtggtatgcagggaggaggtggtatgcagggaggaggtggtatacagggaggaggcggtatgcagggaggaggtggtatacagggaggaggtggtgtgcagggaggaggcggtatgcagggaggaggtggtatgcagggaggaggtggtatacagggaggaggtggtgtgcagggaggaggtagtatgcagggaggtggtggtatgcagggaggaggtggcatgcagggaggaggtggtatacaaggaggagatggtatgcagggaggaggtggtgtgcagggaggaggtggtgtgcagggaggaggtggtatacagggaggatgtggtgtgcaggaaggagatGGTGTGGTGGCAGGAGGtggcatgcagggaggaggtggtatacagggaggagatggtgtgcaggaaggaggtggtatgcagggaggaggaggtatgcagggaggaggtggtatacagggaggaggtggtgtgcagggaggaggcagtATGTAGCGagaaggtggtatacagggaggaggtggtgtgcagggaggaggcggtatgcagggaggaggcggtatgcagggaggaggtggtatacagggaggaggtggtgtgcagggaggaggcggtttgCAGGGaagaggcggtatgcagggaggaggtggtatacagggaggaggtggtgtgcagggaggaggtagtttgcagggaggtggtgtgcagggaggaggtagtatgcagagaggaggtagtatgcagggaggaggtggtatacaaggaggaggtgatatgcagggaggaggtggtatgcagggaggaggtggtatacagggaggaggtggtatgcagggaggaggtggtatacagggaggaggtggtatacagggaggaggtggtgtgcagggaggaggtggtatacagggaggaggtgttgtgcagggaggaggcggtatgcagggaggaggcggtatgcagggaggaggcggtatgcagggaggaggtggtatacagggaagaggtggtgtgcagggaggaggtggtgtgctgggaggaggtggtatgcagggaggaggcagtatgcagggaggaggtggtgtgcagggaggaggcagtatgcatggaggaggtggtgtgcaggaaggatgtggtatacagggaggaggcggtatgcaaaGAGGAGGTGGTGtgaaggaaggaggtggtatgcagggaggaggcagtatgcagggaggaggtggtatgcagggaggaggtggtatacagggaggaggcggtatgcagggaggaggtggtatacagggaggaggtggtatgcagggaggaggtggtatgcagggaggaggtggtatgcagggaggaggtggtatacagggaggaggtggataTGCAgataggaggtggtatacagggacgatgtggtgtgcaggaaggagatAGTGTGGTGGCAGGAGGTGGCATgcatggaggaggtggtgtgcagggaggaggtggtatgcagggaggaggtggtgtgcagggatgaggtggtgtgcaggaaggagatGGTGTGGTGGCAGGAGTtggcatgcagggaggaggtggtatgcagggacgaGAAATTGtgcatggaggaggtggtatgaagggaggaggtggtgtgctggAAGGAggcggtgtgcagggaggaggtggtattcagggacgagatggtatgcagggaggaggtggtatgcagggtggaGGTGGTATGCGGGGAGGAGGTGGCATTCAGGGACGAGatggtatgcagggagggggtggtgtgcagggaggaggtggtatgcagggtggaggtggtatgtagggaggatgtggtatgcagggaggaggtggtatgaagggaggaagtggtatgcagggaggagtttgtgtgcagggaggaggtggtatgcagggaggaggtggtatgcaggtaggaattggtatgcagggaggaggtggtatgcagggaggaggtggtgtgctggaaggaggtggtatgcagggaggaggtggtgtgcagggaggagatggtatggaggcaggaggtggtatgcagggaggaggtggtgtgcagggaggatgtggtatgcagggaggaggtggtatgcagggaggaggtggtgtgcagggaggatgtggtatgcag
Protein-coding regions in this window:
- the LOC134943888 gene encoding basic proline-rich protein-like, producing the protein PPCIPPPPCTPPPPCIPPPPCTPPPPCIPPPPCTPPPPCIPSPPCIPPPPCIPPPPCIPPPPCIPPPPCKPPPPCIPPPPCTPPPPCTPPPPCIPPPPCIPPPPCIPPPPCILPPPCTPPPPCIPPPPCIPPPPCIPPPPCTPPPPCIPPPPCLLPPPCIPPPPCTPPPPYIPPPPCIPPPPCIPPPPCIPPPPCIPPPSCIPPPPCIPSTPCIPPPPCIPPPPCIPPPPFTPPPPCIPPPPCIPPPPCIPPPPCIPPPSCTPPPPCILPPPCIPPSPCTTFIPPPPCTPPPPCIPPPPCIPPPPCIPPPPCIPPPPCTPPPPCKPPPPPPPPCIPPTPCIPPPPCTPPPPCIPPPPCIPPPPCIPPPPCIPPPPCIPP
- the LOC134944395 gene encoding uncharacterized protein LOC134944395; amino-acid sequence: MPPPATTPSSSCTPHPPCIQPPHCTPPPPCIPSPPCIPPPPCIPPPPCIPPPPCIPPPPCKPPPPCIPPPPCIPPPPCTPPPPCIPPPPCIPPPPCILPPPCTPPPPCIPPPPCIPPPPCILPPPCTPPPPCIPPPPCTPPPPCIPPPPCIPPPPCIPPPPCTPPPPCIPPPPCKPPPPCIPPPPCIPPPPCIPPPSCIPPPPCIPSTPCIPPPPCIPPPPCIPPPPFTPPPPCIPP
- the LOC134943889 gene encoding basic proline-rich protein-like, with the translated sequence PPCIPPPPCTPPPPCIPPPPCTPPPPCIPSPPCLPPPPCTPPPPCIPSPPCLPPPPCIPPPPCIPPPPCIPPPPCIPPPPCKPPPPCIPPPPCIPPPPCILPPPCTPPPPCIPPPPCIPPPPCILPPPCTPPPPCIPPPPCIPPPPCIPPPPCTPPPPCIPPPPCIPPPPCIPPFPCTPPPPCIPPPPCIPPPPCIPPPPCIPPPPCIPPPSCIPPPPCIPSPPCIPPPPCIPPPPCIPPPPCIPPPPFTPPPPCIPPPPCIPPPPCIPPPPCIPPPSCTPPPPCIMPPPCIPPSPCTTFIPPPPCTPPPPCIPPPPCIPPPPCIPPPPCIPPPPCIPP
- the LOC134944396 gene encoding basic proline-rich protein-like, translating into PCTPPPPCIPPPPCIPPPPCIPPPPCTPPPPCIPPPPCIPPPPCIPPPPCIPPPPCIPPPPCILPPPCTPPPPCIPPPPCIPPPPCIPPPPCILPPPCTPPPPCIPPPPCISPPPCIPPPPCTPPPPCIPPPPCIPPPPCIPPPPCIPPPPCIPPPPCIPPPSCTPPPPCIPPPPCTPPPPCIPPPSCIPPPPCIPSPPCIPPPPCIPPPPCIPPPPCIPPPPFTPPPPCIPPPPCIPPPPCIPPPPCIPPPSCTPPPPCIMPPPCIPPSPCTTFIPPPPCTPPPPCIPPPPCIPPPPCIPPPPCIPPPPCIPPPPCIPPPPCTPPPPCIPPPPCIPPPPCISPPPCIPPPPCTPPPPCIQPPRYILPPPCTPTPPCIPPPPCIPPPPCIPPPPSIPPPPCIPPP